The Streptomyces sp. NBC_00435 nucleotide sequence CGCCAGAAGTACGGGGACGACCGGGTCCCGGTGCTGGCCCTGAAGGCGGGCTGCGACCAGCTGCTGAACCCGCCGGACCTGGGACTCGCGTACCGCAGCGTGCTGGCGGCCGTGGACTCGGGCGAGCTGACGCGGGCCAGGATCGAGGAGTCGGTGCTGCGGATCCTGGAGCTGAAGGCCCGCCGGGGCCTGTTCGACGAGGCCGCCGGGCCGGCCGCCGACGCGGATCGGACGCGGGAGGCGGTGGACGCCGCCGTCGGGATCCCGGCGCACCTGGCGGCCGCCGGGCAGATCGCGGACCGTACGACGACCCTGCTGGCCAATCCGGTGGACCTGCTGCCGTTGGACCCGGCGGACCGGCCGCTGCTCCTGGTCACCGGGACCGACCCGGTCTCCCCCACGGGTACGACCGGCCCCCCTACCGCGGTACTGGCCCGGGAGCTGTCCGCGCTCGGCTGCCCGGCGACTGCCGTGCCGCCCGCCCGCGCGGCGGCCGCCGCCCCCGGGAACGCGGCCGTGCTCGTGTGCACGTACAACGTCCCCGAGGGGGAGAGCCCGCAGCGCGAGCTGGTCACGGAACTGCTGGCCACCGGGGTGCCGGTGGTCCTGGTGGCCATCCGCAATCCGTACGACCCGGCCCGGCTGCCCGCCTGCGCGGCCGAACTGGCGACGTACACCTGGACGGACGTGGAGATGCGGGCGGCGGCCCGGGTGGTCACCGGGACCGTACGGCCCACCGGGCGGCTCCCGGTACCGGTGCCGGGCCGCTACCCGCTGGGCCACGGACTGACGTACTGACCGCTACGGCCGCAGCATCGGCTCGCGCTCGATGTCCCGCTGGTCGAGCTGCGCGTCCGGCTTGGCCAGCGGCGCGGCCTTCGCCGCACCGGTGGGCGCGGTGGCCGGGGCCACGCCCGCCCACTGCAGGATCTTCTGGGTGGCCAGCGCCTGCTCGCCCTCCTGGAGCTTGGCGACGTTCGCCCCGTGGTTGGCGCCCGGCGCGATCATCACGTAGCTGTCGCGCACCCCGTAGCCGAGGTGGAACTGTTCGGCGCCCCACGGGTCGTTCTGGCCGTAGACGAAGAGCATCTGGTTCGCGTTGTTCCTGACCCAGGTGTCCACGTCCCGCATCGCTCCCGGCTGGAAGGTCATCGGGATGTCGCGGGGGACGAAGCTGCGCGGCGGCTGGTAGCCGTAGCGGCTCAGGCTGCCCAGGTGGGGCTGCTTGATGTCGGGAGAACCGAGCTGCGTGCCCGCCTGGTAGTAGTACGGCGTGTACGTCTGCAGGCCCTGGTCGGCGTAGGCCGAGAAGCCGGAGATCGTGTCGATCGTGTCCCAGATCTCCTGGTCGGTCGCCGTGGCGGCGGCCGGGATCGTGGCGCAGTCGGCGAGCAGGCTGTACTGCCAGAAGGCCCACACGTAGTCGAGCACGACGGCCTCGTAGGCCTTGTCGAGGTTGCCGACGGTGGTGAAGGTCCAGCCGTTCTCGGCCGCCGCGGTGGCGTACTTGACCTCCAGCGGGACGCGGCGTACGAGCGCCTCGCGCTGTACCGCGTTCAGCCGGTCGCGGCACTCCTTGGTGCCGACCTTGGCGAAGAACCGGTCGTAGGCCGAGTCCTCGTT carries:
- a CDS encoding S28 family serine protease codes for the protein MRKTLGWLLSLVVLIGTMGAVGSTAQAATAAEPAAAKDATAATQDIKDQILSIPGMSLIEEKPYPGYRFFVLNYEQPVDHRAPWKGTFKQRLTLLHKDVSRPTVFFTSGYNVNTSPRRSEPTTIVDGNQVSLEYRFFTPSRPDPANWANLDIWQAASDQHRLFTALKKVYKKNWLATGGSKGGMTATYFERFYPRDMDGVVAYVAPNDVVNNEDSAYDRFFAKVGTKECRDRLNAVQREALVRRVPLEVKYATAAAENGWTFTTVGNLDKAYEAVVLDYVWAFWQYSLLADCATIPAAATATDQEIWDTIDTISGFSAYADQGLQTYTPYYYQAGTQLGSPDIKQPHLGSLSRYGYQPPRSFVPRDIPMTFQPGAMRDVDTWVRNNANQMLFVYGQNDPWGAEQFHLGYGVRDSYVMIAPGANHGANVAKLQEGEQALATQKILQWAGVAPATAPTGAAKAAPLAKPDAQLDQRDIEREPMLRP